Genomic window (Dyadobacter fanqingshengii):
GAGGCTTTCAATCACGTAACGAATTGAGCTGTAAGAATTTATTAGGATCGATTTCGACTCTGACTGTGAAAACCAATCCAGTTTTTCGATCTGTTCTTCTGCCTGGGGCTGCATGTTCGAATCATCAATGCAGTCAAAAAGATACCATTTGGTCCGCTTTAAAATGCGGTTGTTGTTGAGGCTGTAAGTATGCCAGGTTGTGCAGATTTTGTCCCTGACCGACGCTTTTACACCTGTTTCTTCTTCAATTTCCCTGATTGCGGCAGTTCTGGAATTTTCGCCTTTGTCAAGCTTGCCTTTTGGCAGGTCCCACTTTTTGCGGCGGTACATAAAAAGCCACTTCCCGTCTTTTACAACGACGCCGCCGGCGGCTTTAATCACCTTGTAAATTCCCTTAATTTTCTCTTCTACTTCGGATTTTTCACGCGTGGCCATTGTAACGGACAGCATTTCTTTGGGCAATGCTTTTTCCAAAAGCTCAATTATCTGAATAGCGGAGGTGGCAGTTGTGTTCAAAAACAACACATGGCCGGTTAACATCTTTTTTTGCAGCTTCTCAAGTCTCAGGTCTACAATATGATCGAATGCGGAAGTTTCCGTTGCAGAAAGCTGATTGGTCCGTACAATTCGCAAAGGACGGTCGTCAAAAAAAATGATCATTTTTCAAATGGTACGTGAATCGATGCCAAAATTAAGTAAAGAGTTTAGTTTAGACAGTGATTATTATTGATAAATTTGTGATTGTATCAAATATACAGTTCTTGGAACTCCTGATAATTCTACTTCTTGTGCTGCTCAATGGTGTCTTTTCCATGTCTGAGATCGCACTTGTTTCATCCCGCAAATCCCGTCTTGAAGCTGCTGCAAAAAATGGTGATTCCAGCGCAAAAGCCGCACTTCATCTCGCAAACTCACCCACACGTTTTTTGTCCACCGTCCAAATTGGCATAACCCTGATCGGTCTGCTGACAGGTATGTACAGCGGCGACAACATTACCAGTGATTTTGAAAAATACATTGCCACAATTCCTTTTTTGATGCCTTATGCGCATTCGCTGGCCGTTGGAACGGTGCTGGTTTTTATCACATATCTTTCGTTAGTGCTCGGCGAGCTCGTCCCGAAAAGAATTGGAATGGCCAACCCGGAAGCGATTTCAAAGTTCATGGCCACGCCTATGAATCTGCTTTCAAAAGCGACAGCGCCATTTATCGCGCTGCTTGGAATTTCAAGCGATCTCATTATTAAGGTTTTAAATATCAAGCAAAGCGAAAATTCAGTCACAGAAGAAGAGATCAAAAGTTTGATTCAGGAAGGAACGTCGGGTGGTGTTTTTGAAGAAATCGAGCAGGAAATTGTGCATAATGTCTTCCAATTAGGCGACCGGAAAGTGACTTCACTCATGACCAACCGCCAGGAAATCGTCTGGCTGGATCTGGAAGATTCTGTTGAGGAAAATAAAGCCAAGATTTTTGACGCACGACATTCTATTTACCCCGTTTGCCGCGGAGCTGTGGACGATGTTGTGGGTTTGGTTTACGTGAAGGACCTTATTGCAACCGACATAGAAGCGCAGCTTGCCAATATGAACGCTGTTGTGAAAGACCCGGTTTACCTGCCCGAAAGCAACCGTGCTTACCAGGCTTTGGCCAAATTCAAGGAGCAGCGCGTGTATTTCGGCATTATTGTGGACGAGTACGGCGGCCTTTTGGGCGTATTAACCATGCACGACATCATGGACGCGCTGGTAGGTGATATTTCTGAGGACATCGAAGAAGCTTCGGAAGTGATCAAGCGGGACGACGGCAGTTTTCTGATCGATGCGCAGTTGCCGTTTGACGATTTTATACAATATTTCAATCTCAATATCCAAGATGCTGAACGCCGCGAATTCGTTGGTTTTAACACATTGGGCGGTTTTGTGCTGTATATTCTGGAAAACATTCCGAGCACGGGCGACAAATTCAAATGGAAGCACTTCGAGTTTGAAGTGATCGATATGGACCGGAGCCGGATCGATAAGTTATTAGTAATTAATCACAGTAAAAACGAAGAATCCGAAGACTAGTAATGCTAAACCAACAGGATATTAACAAGAGAATTGCTGAATTGCTTTTGGAAGCAAAGGCAATAAAATTAAGTCCCGATAAGCCGTTTCAATGGAGTTCAGGCTGGCTGTCTCCGATTTACTGCGATAACCGCGTAGCATTGTCTTACCCGGATACGCGGACTTTTATCAAAAAGACCTTAGCAGCATTGATCAAAAAAGAATATCCTGATGTACAGGCGGTTGTTGGAGTGGCAACAGGTGGAATCGCGCAAGGCGCGCTGGTAGCAGATCTTTTGGAATTACCTTTTGCATATGTGCGTCCCGAGCCTAAAAAGCATGGAATGGGCAATCAGATCGAAGGCAGATTGGAAAAAGGGCAGTCGGTGATTATCATTGAAGACCTCATCTCAACCGGTGGAAGTTCTTTGAAAGTAGTTGACGTCTTGCGAGCAGCGGACATTGAAGTGGCTGGAATGGTTGCGATTTTCACTTACGGATTCGCAGTTGCCGAAAATAATTTCAAAGAGAAAAACGTCAAGCTGAGTACAATCAGCAATTACAACGCATTGATTGAAACTGCATTGGAGCATAATTACATTGACAGCTCCCAATTGCAAAGTCTGAGCGCATGGCGTCTGGCTCCCGAAAGTTGGGGAAAATAGGACAGGCAGCATTTGGCCATTAATTTCAAATTACAAATTTTGAATGCCAATGACCAAATGCTGGCTGGTTTTTAATTCCTGTGATTTTCTAATTTCTCATAAAGCCCTCCAAAAGCCTCTTCCTTAATGCCCTCCGATTTTAAGAATTCGTGCGGGAAACCGAGCTCGATTTTGCTTACTTCATTCAGTCGGTCGATCATTTCCTGAGGCAGCTTGAACGACAAGCAGCCCAGTGAATCCGCGAGTTGCTTTTCCTTAGAGGCACCAATGATCGGAATCATCACCTGATCGCGATGGCGGGCCCAGTTAATAGCAACCTGCACAGGTGTAACCCCAAGTTCACTGGCGACATCTACCACAGTTTGTGCTATAATGCTACTATGTTCGCTTCTGCGGCTGCTTGTATCGGGAACTCTACCAGATTCTCCGCGCAAATATTTTCCGGTAAGCGCACCGCCACCGATCGTTCCCCAGGGAGTAACCGCAAGTCCCAGCGCCTTTGCCATGGGAAGCAAGTCGCGCTCCGGCGTGCGCTGGATTAATGAATATTCAAATTGTATCGCAGCAAATGCATTCCAGCCTCTGAAATCAGCGATTGTATTGGCTTGTGAAACCACCCAGGCTGGCGTATCGGATATGCCTACATAATGTACCAACCCCCTGGTAACCAGGTCGTCCAGTCCGCGCATGAGCTCTTCAACTGGCGTTGTGTTGTCCCACATATGCACCCACAGGAGGTCAATGTATTCCGTATTAAGGCGTTTTAAACTTGCCCTAACCGAGCGCATCATGTTTTTACGGTGATTACCAGCGAAATTAAGGTCATCATTCCGGTCCTTTAATGTGAATTTGGTTGCTAAAACCCAGTGATCCCGGTCGCTTTCGATAAATTCACCCACATATTTTTCAGAAGAACCTTCTGTGTAGCGGTTGGCCGTATCAATGAAATTTCCGCCAGCGCCTGCAAAACTTTCGAATATTTTATAGCTCTCATGCTTATCTGCTCCCCATCCCCACTCAGTTCCGAAGGTCATTGTGCCCAGACAAACTTCCGAAACACGTAAACCTGACCGGCCCAATAATTGATATTGCATAGTATATAATTAAGTTTTGAATGAAAGATATAACACTGGATGCTTGCCGAACTTTGTTAAATCTTTGTGCCGCAAAGTTAGATCCTTACCGACCAAATGTATTTATATTGTAGCAAATTTTGAATCTTTTTTACCTTAATCAATGATAGATGTTGCATATCCCTACTTCGATACAAATCTGAGCTGGCTGTCCAATAATTACAGATTATTACTGGAAGCAAACGATGAGACTGTACCGGTGAGGGAACGTTTACGTTTTCTTGGCATTTACGCTTATCAAACCAAAGAATTTTTCAGGGCGCGTGTTCCCAGCCTGATGGCGATGGGGGAGGTGAGCAATGATATCCGTACCAAACTATATCTTTTTCCCGAGTCATTGCTGGGCCACGTTTATGAAACGGTTGAAAATCAGCTGAGGGAATTTAATGAGATACTGACCACAGGAATCCTTCCCGCACTTCTTGACCAGGGCGTGCATTTATATTACCAGGAAACATTTGCAAATGAGCATCTCAGTTTTTTAAGGAAATTTTTTATTGATAAACTTTTCCGGCATTTACAGCCTGTTTTTCTGGATAGCCGAAGGAGCTCGAAAATGCCTTTTTTCGAATCCAAGCAGTTGTATCTGGTCGTCAGATTACAGCATAGGGACGATACGGAGGAGGATTGGTATGCCATTGTCAATATTCCGTCCGAGCCTTTCGGACGTTTTATTGAACTGCCTGAATTGGATGGAAAGCGCCAGGTGACGTTTTTGGAAGACATTATCCGTGAAAACCTGCCGCTGCTTTTCCCCGGTTATGATGTACTCGAAAGTTATGCATTGCGGGTAGAAAAAGACACCGAACTGGCAATTGAAGACGAATATCCGATGCAACTGGCGCAGCGTATTTTGAAACAGCTTGAAAAGCGGAATTTCGTCCAGCCTGCACAGTATTTTTATGAGGCCGGGATGCCGCTGTATATGCGTGAATATCTGGTCAGCAAGGCAGGGATTCCCATGAACGAGTTTCACGAAAGGGGGCATTATATCTTCATGCAGGACCTGATGACCTTTCCGCAACTATCCCGCCGCCTCGATTACCCGCACCAAAGGCCAGTTCAGAACCCGGATTTTGATGACACAACTTCCGTTTTTGAATCGATACAAAAGGCAGATCAGCTTTTACATTTGCCCTATAATTCCTATGAGCCTATTGTCCGGTTCTTTAATGAGGCAGCCGTTGACCCGCATGTGCGCGAAATCCATGTTTCGCTTTACAAAATAAGCCCTAATTCATTTATTCTCAATTCACTGATAAGCGCTTCGCGCAATGGTAAGCGCGTAACGACATATGTGGAGCTCAATACGAAACTGGACATTCAGGAAAATCTGCACTGGTCAAAAAAAATGCGGGATGCCGGGGTGAAGATCATTTTGAGTGTTCCGGGTTTGAAAGTGCATGCCAAAATTGCCTTGATCAAACGCAAAGTGCAGAAAGGCTGGGAGCGTTATGCATTCCTGGGAACAGGCGGCTTTTACAGGCTTACCAGCCGGGAAATCGTTGACCATGCATTACTAACAAGCCATCGGGAGCTGACCAATGAACTGGAATTGCTTTTCGGATATTTGTCCACGCAGGACGAACCTAAAAAGTATAAATATCTACCTTTCAATAATCTATTTGTAACACAATTTACGCTCCAAAAAAGGCTCCTTGATCTGATCGACCGGGAAATCGCTAACTGTAATGCGGGTTTGAAATCCTTTGTGACAATCAAAATTAACCAGTTGCAGGACCACATTCTGATTGACAAAATTTATCAGGCGGGGCAGGCGGGCGTTCCGGTGCATGTTATCATTAGTGAAAGTTGCGGACTTATACCGGGGCTGCCTTCTATCAGCGATAACATTGTTGTGAGCCGCTATGTAGACCGCTATGTCGAGAACACACGTATCTTTCATTTTGGCAATCGTGGCAATGATGAAATGTATCTGTCGTCCTGTGACTGGACGCATCGAAATTTACACCGGCGCATTGATGTTTGCTTTCCTATTTTGGATGAAGCGCTTAAAAACCAGATGCGGCTGGTGCTGCGGAATTATGTGAGTGACAATCAGAAATCCGTCAGGTTGGATGTTTATCAGAACAATCTCAGGATCACCGATGACTCACGCGGGAAGGTTCGCGCGCAGGAAGCAAACTATCGTCTGGTAGAAAAAATCGAGAAGGCAGGACCCACGAAAAGAGCAGAATAAAACAATTTCGGGCGTTTAAAAAAATTTTTTTACGCTTAAATTTTATAATCTGCCGTTAGATTTAATTAGCGCTGTTTGCGGAAAAAAATAATTGAAACGAGGAATTTTTTTGAAGAAACGGGTGGAAATCCCCTTGAGCCATAAGGACTATATGTTTATATTTGAAAGCATATCATTCTGACTCCATCATAAATCAACGATATAGTATGGGAATAGTAGAGCGAAGAGAACGCCTTAGAATACAGGTACGTTCGGATATCGTCAAAACAGCAAAAGAAATAGCCCGCGAAGACGGGTGGACAGCGGTCTCCATCCGCAAAATTGCTGAGGTGATTGAATACAGCCCGCCAATTCTCTATGAATATTTCGAGAGTAAAGACAAATTGCTTGAGGCGATCCGCATGGAAGGCTTCGATATCCTTCAGGCGGAATTTTTGAAAATCAAGACACATTTCAGCAATCCTCAGAAACAACTAGCGGAAGTTGCACAACGCATCTGGGTCTTCGCTATTGAAAATCCGGAGGTTTTTCAGGTTATGTTCAATCTGGAAGGTGCTTATTGCGATTCCAAGAATGTGTACGGAAAGGCGATGAGCATTAAGGGCAATCCCGTTTGGGAAATGATCGCCAGCTTGCGCCCGAGATCAGGCGAAATGGTGACGAAAACCTATTACGAATGGTGGTGCCTTACATATGGCTTTATCAGCATTACCATGACCACACAGCCGAGATATGCGTTCCCGCAGGCCGAGCCGGTGTATATGGAAGGTGTCCGCAGATTTATAAGAAGTATTATGTAGCAGATGGTGTCTGCTGGCGTATCTCTATTTTGCTCTGGTGATAAACCTGGGAAAATGGAGGTACGCTTCGCACCAGCCAGGCATTCCCGCCGATAATTGAATCGTGGCCTATCACGGTTTCTCCTCCCAAAATAGTCGCATTGGCATACACAACCACATTGTCCTCAATGGTTGGGTGACGCTTGCGTGATGCCAGCGATTTGGAAACATGCGTGGCACCTAAGGTAACACCCTGGTATAACTTCACATTGTTGCCGATATGCGTCGTTTCTCCAATCACCACACCCGTGCCATGATCGATAAAAAACGAATGTCCGATTGTTGCGTTGGGGTGAATGTCGATACCCGTCTGGCTATGCGCGAACTCAGTTAACATCCTCGGTAACAATGGAATGCCGCATAGTGCAAATGAGTTGGCAAAGCGGTAAGTAGCAATGGCCATGAAGCCGGGATAAACAGAAATGACCTCTTCAATACTGACCGATGCAGGATCGTTATCGGTAATGGATTTGGCGTCCATCAATAACTTATCGTAGATATTCGGAATTTGCGCAAACACCTCGTCCAGTATTTCTTCTTTACTTTTTTCCAGCTCCGGCAACAAAGGTTCCAGCATGCAGTCCAGACTGTTGCGTAAGTCAGCATATTTCATTGCAATATCCTTGCTGGGGCAGCTTGGACAATCTTTACTGATTGGAAACAAAAAATTAATCAGGCCCTGAATAAACTTTCCGGCATC
Coding sequences:
- a CDS encoding hemolysin family protein; amino-acid sequence: MELLIILLLVLLNGVFSMSEIALVSSRKSRLEAAAKNGDSSAKAALHLANSPTRFLSTVQIGITLIGLLTGMYSGDNITSDFEKYIATIPFLMPYAHSLAVGTVLVFITYLSLVLGELVPKRIGMANPEAISKFMATPMNLLSKATAPFIALLGISSDLIIKVLNIKQSENSVTEEEIKSLIQEGTSGGVFEEIEQEIVHNVFQLGDRKVTSLMTNRQEIVWLDLEDSVEENKAKIFDARHSIYPVCRGAVDDVVGLVYVKDLIATDIEAQLANMNAVVKDPVYLPESNRAYQALAKFKEQRVYFGIIVDEYGGLLGVLTMHDIMDALVGDISEDIEEASEVIKRDDGSFLIDAQLPFDDFIQYFNLNIQDAERREFVGFNTLGGFVLYILENIPSTGDKFKWKHFEFEVIDMDRSRIDKLLVINHSKNEESED
- the pyrE gene encoding orotate phosphoribosyltransferase, producing MLNQQDINKRIAELLLEAKAIKLSPDKPFQWSSGWLSPIYCDNRVALSYPDTRTFIKKTLAALIKKEYPDVQAVVGVATGGIAQGALVADLLELPFAYVRPEPKKHGMGNQIEGRLEKGQSVIIIEDLISTGGSSLKVVDVLRAADIEVAGMVAIFTYGFAVAENNFKEKNVKLSTISNYNALIETALEHNYIDSSQLQSLSAWRLAPESWGK
- a CDS encoding aldo/keto reductase gives rise to the protein MQYQLLGRSGLRVSEVCLGTMTFGTEWGWGADKHESYKIFESFAGAGGNFIDTANRYTEGSSEKYVGEFIESDRDHWVLATKFTLKDRNDDLNFAGNHRKNMMRSVRASLKRLNTEYIDLLWVHMWDNTTPVEELMRGLDDLVTRGLVHYVGISDTPAWVVSQANTIADFRGWNAFAAIQFEYSLIQRTPERDLLPMAKALGLAVTPWGTIGGGALTGKYLRGESGRVPDTSSRRSEHSSIIAQTVVDVASELGVTPVQVAINWARHRDQVMIPIIGASKEKQLADSLGCLSFKLPQEMIDRLNEVSKIELGFPHEFLKSEGIKEEAFGGLYEKLENHRN
- a CDS encoding TetR/AcrR family transcriptional regulator, which translates into the protein MGIVERRERLRIQVRSDIVKTAKEIAREDGWTAVSIRKIAEVIEYSPPILYEYFESKDKLLEAIRMEGFDILQAEFLKIKTHFSNPQKQLAEVAQRIWVFAIENPEVFQVMFNLEGAYCDSKNVYGKAMSIKGNPVWEMIASLRPRSGEMVTKTYYEWWCLTYGFISITMTTQPRYAFPQAEPVYMEGVRRFIRSIM
- the ppk1 gene encoding polyphosphate kinase 1; this translates as MIDVAYPYFDTNLSWLSNNYRLLLEANDETVPVRERLRFLGIYAYQTKEFFRARVPSLMAMGEVSNDIRTKLYLFPESLLGHVYETVENQLREFNEILTTGILPALLDQGVHLYYQETFANEHLSFLRKFFIDKLFRHLQPVFLDSRRSSKMPFFESKQLYLVVRLQHRDDTEEDWYAIVNIPSEPFGRFIELPELDGKRQVTFLEDIIRENLPLLFPGYDVLESYALRVEKDTELAIEDEYPMQLAQRILKQLEKRNFVQPAQYFYEAGMPLYMREYLVSKAGIPMNEFHERGHYIFMQDLMTFPQLSRRLDYPHQRPVQNPDFDDTTSVFESIQKADQLLHLPYNSYEPIVRFFNEAAVDPHVREIHVSLYKISPNSFILNSLISASRNGKRVTTYVELNTKLDIQENLHWSKKMRDAGVKIILSVPGLKVHAKIALIKRKVQKGWERYAFLGTGGFYRLTSREIVDHALLTSHRELTNELELLFGYLSTQDEPKKYKYLPFNNLFVTQFTLQKRLLDLIDREIANCNAGLKSFVTIKINQLQDHILIDKIYQAGQAGVPVHVIISESCGLIPGLPSISDNIVVSRYVDRYVENTRIFHFGNRGNDEMYLSSCDWTHRNLHRRIDVCFPILDEALKNQMRLVLRNYVSDNQKSVRLDVYQNNLRITDDSRGKVRAQEANYRLVEKIEKAGPTKRAE
- a CDS encoding NUDIX hydrolase; this encodes MIIFFDDRPLRIVRTNQLSATETSAFDHIVDLRLEKLQKKMLTGHVLFLNTTATSAIQIIELLEKALPKEMLSVTMATREKSEVEEKIKGIYKVIKAAGGVVVKDGKWLFMYRRKKWDLPKGKLDKGENSRTAAIREIEEETGVKASVRDKICTTWHTYSLNNNRILKRTKWYLFDCIDDSNMQPQAEEQIEKLDWFSQSESKSILINSYSSIRYVIESLNKIHDTKAQ
- the epsC gene encoding serine O-acetyltransferase EpsC, whose translation is MTTNQQTQFFLRLAAQNERYRYQLPSRHDAGKFIQGLINFLFPISKDCPSCPSKDIAMKYADLRNSLDCMLEPLLPELEKSKEEILDEVFAQIPNIYDKLLMDAKSITDNDPASVSIEEVISVYPGFMAIATYRFANSFALCGIPLLPRMLTEFAHSQTGIDIHPNATIGHSFFIDHGTGVVIGETTHIGNNVKLYQGVTLGATHVSKSLASRKRHPTIEDNVVVYANATILGGETVIGHDSIIGGNAWLVRSVPPFSQVYHQSKIEIRQQTPSAT